A genomic window from Miscanthus floridulus cultivar M001 unplaced genomic scaffold, ASM1932011v1 fs_875_5_6, whole genome shotgun sequence includes:
- the LOC136533393 gene encoding uncharacterized protein isoform X1 encodes MENRKEEQQGAAVGWMTVPAFGEWDVKNGAVPDYSMDFSKIREMRKQNKRELSRASLGGDEDLLQQQQQSSKAQPPNSAAPHLEATAAVVTSSTGAPSTHPPPGITTEEVQRPADNDGEAVRSSLPPLLGWRR; translated from the exons ATGGAGAACCGCAAGGAG gagcagcagggcgcgGCGGTTGGGTGGATGACCGTGCCGGCGTTCGGGGAGTGGGACGTCAAGAACGGCGCCGTGCCGGACTACTCCATGGACTTCTCCAAGATCCGCGAGATGCGCAAGCAGAACAAGCGCGAGCTCTCCAGGGCCAGCCTCGGCGGCGACGAGGacctcctccagcagcagcagcagagtagCAAGGCGCAGCCGCCCAACTCTGCCGCCCCTCACCTGgaagccaccgccgccgtcgtcacgtCATCCACCGGCGCCCCGTCGACACATCCACCGCCGGGGATAACCACGGAGGAGGTCCAGCGGCCCGCAGACAACGACGGCGAGGCCGTGCGctcctctcttcctcctcttcttggctggcGGCGGTAG
- the LOC136533393 gene encoding uncharacterized protein isoform X2 has product MTVPAFGEWDVKNGAVPDYSMDFSKIREMRKQNKRELSRASLGGDEDLLQQQQQSSKAQPPNSAAPHLEATAAVVTSSTGAPSTHPPPGITTEEVQRPADNDGEAVRSSLPPLLGWRR; this is encoded by the coding sequence ATGACCGTGCCGGCGTTCGGGGAGTGGGACGTCAAGAACGGCGCCGTGCCGGACTACTCCATGGACTTCTCCAAGATCCGCGAGATGCGCAAGCAGAACAAGCGCGAGCTCTCCAGGGCCAGCCTCGGCGGCGACGAGGacctcctccagcagcagcagcagagtagCAAGGCGCAGCCGCCCAACTCTGCCGCCCCTCACCTGgaagccaccgccgccgtcgtcacgtCATCCACCGGCGCCCCGTCGACACATCCACCGCCGGGGATAACCACGGAGGAGGTCCAGCGGCCCGCAGACAACGACGGCGAGGCCGTGCGctcctctcttcctcctcttcttggctggcGGCGGTAG